Proteins from one Cellulosilyticum lentocellum DSM 5427 genomic window:
- a CDS encoding ABC transporter substrate-binding protein produces MENNKWSNKIIILTLCSLCLVFIVLLVGKNQYIYREVEAVNKKVEIESKEQTFEIWTINGGLENILKEVLEDCKKEYPDIKFVLKSFKTEVYNEALLNAAATNALPDMFYTWGDRGLEELVKLDLVKDLTLTIKANDLESRMVDNALRSYTFEEKNYGLPVFGWDTVLYCNQELFEKSHLNYPTNYGDFLKTVEIFKSKGITPLAISGNEAWMSSLYYMALTLSEGSVGVSTEIAKNNIFFKRRPFIRAAELFKELIDLEPWQEGYENMSSAECVYNFTRGEAAMMINGSWASTTIDDASRSIVSGKVKVMPFPITKIKLIDEGVAGYSDGFVLSRNSSLGEADVESFYVKVMKAISDKAVLEKGMGIPVYKTQDLKNTSFKTLKACDNLFPKNYYHGAYDKLLSSEAAEKYNVAILDFLTGKIDEETFSNEITKR; encoded by the coding sequence TTGGAAAATAATAAATGGTCAAATAAAATAATTATTTTGACATTGTGCAGCTTATGCCTTGTTTTTATTGTGCTCCTTGTAGGAAAAAATCAATATATTTACCGTGAGGTTGAAGCTGTTAATAAAAAAGTTGAGATAGAAAGTAAAGAACAAACCTTTGAAATATGGACAATCAATGGAGGTCTAGAAAATATATTAAAGGAAGTCTTAGAAGATTGTAAGAAAGAATATCCAGATATAAAATTCGTTCTTAAATCTTTCAAGACAGAAGTATATAATGAAGCACTCTTAAATGCAGCGGCTACGAATGCTTTACCAGATATGTTTTATACATGGGGAGACAGAGGGCTGGAAGAACTAGTAAAATTAGACTTAGTTAAAGACCTAACACTTACGATTAAAGCAAATGATCTGGAAAGTAGAATGGTAGACAATGCCCTTAGAAGTTATACCTTTGAAGAGAAAAATTATGGGTTACCGGTCTTTGGATGGGATACAGTACTCTATTGTAACCAAGAATTATTCGAAAAAAGTCATTTGAATTATCCTACTAATTATGGGGACTTTTTAAAGACTGTTGAGATCTTTAAAAGTAAAGGAATTACCCCTCTAGCTATAAGTGGTAATGAAGCGTGGATGAGTTCTTTATATTACATGGCACTTACTTTGAGTGAAGGAAGTGTGGGTGTAAGTACAGAAATTGCAAAGAATAATATATTTTTTAAGAGAAGACCTTTTATAAGGGCCGCAGAGTTATTTAAAGAGCTGATAGACCTAGAACCTTGGCAAGAAGGATATGAAAATATGAGTTCCGCTGAATGCGTTTATAATTTTACTAGAGGTGAAGCTGCTATGATGATTAATGGTAGTTGGGCTTCAACTACAATAGATGATGCTAGTCGATCTATTGTGAGTGGAAAAGTTAAAGTGATGCCATTTCCAATTACGAAAATAAAGTTAATAGATGAAGGCGTTGCAGGCTACTCTGATGGTTTTGTACTAAGCCGAAATAGCTCTTTAGGTGAAGCTGATGTGGAGAGTTTTTATGTGAAAGTCATGAAAGCTATTTCTGATAAAGCAGTACTAGAAAAGGGAATGGGCATTCCAGTTTATAAAACTCAAGATTTAAAAAATACAAGTTTTAAGACTCTTAAAGCCTGTGATAATCTTTTCCCTAAAAACTATTACCATGGTGCTTATGATAAGCTTTTGTCTAGTGAAGCAGCAGAAAAATATAACGTGGCTATTCTTGATTTTTTAACAGGTAAAATAGATGAAGAGACCTTTAGCAATGAGATTACTAAAAGGTAA